The Lycium ferocissimum isolate CSIRO_LF1 chromosome 8, AGI_CSIRO_Lferr_CH_V1, whole genome shotgun sequence DNA segment ATGAACCATTTTCATGTTCTGGATGTTTCTCTATCCACTACTGCCCAAGCAAGAGGATAGAAGTGCTTCATTGAATCTTGTCCAAGGACAACCAACAAAATTCCTCTACACTTCCCTTTCAGAAAGGTGCCATCAAGCCCTATAAATGGCCTCAACCCTCCTCTCCAACCACTTTTCAAAGCTTGAAAGCACACATACATTCTTAGAAATCTTCTTTTACCTTGTTCAAGAGCCTTTTTAGATATGTTTATCATCACATCAGTACCAGGATTGCTATCCCTCAATTCTTGAGCATAAGCCTCCAACCTATTGAAATCATCAATGTAGCTACCATCCAGTTTCTCTAAAACGATCCTCTTAACCTTCTTCATCTTTGAAGCACTAATATTAAGTTTAAATTGATCATCCAAATCTCGCCTCATGTCTTTCAGCTTGTACTTATGATTATTCTGCACATTTTTCTTGAAGTAGTGTGCTAAAGCTTGTTGAGTAGCTCTTCTATTTTTAAATGCTGGCTGACAATTATGTTTTAGTTCCAAGGTCTTAATCTTAAATCTCTGATCTTTGTTATGTACAGAAATCAAACACACAAAAAGGCAGCCAACATCACACTTATATCTAAGTCTAATATTGTTACCATGATCAACCCTAAGTCCTTTCTTATTAGAAACTGCGTAATAGCCCATAACTCTTTTAGCTTCATCAAGATCCTTAAAGCTCATACCCTTTTCCAACACTAAAAAATTGTCTAGtttctcatttatttccataTTCTTCTCCTTTCTAAAAAGTTCCAATCCTTCACTGTCCTAGTTATTAGGAACTGGTTTATTATCATCTTCCTCTTCCAAACCTGACACACAATCAGTTCCTACATCTGTTGATGCAAAGCATGGTTCTTTATAATGAATGATGTTAGGAGCTAAAACATTATCTTCACTCTCAATGATGTTAGGAGCTAAAGCATTATCTTCACTCTCATCTACAACAAAGAATTGAAGCACACTAAACTCACAAGACAATGAAGATTGTAGTGTTCTAATTCCTGAATCACCCTCAACCAAATAATATCTACATGAGGGACCCGTGACTAGCAACTGCTTAATCACCCTAAAGCTAAACCTTTCTGTGTGTTCAGTACATATGTCTATACAAGACAACAACTCAGCATCATAACCCTCCCACAGATGATTCTGTTTTTGTGTGTAAACAACCTGTGGTGTCAATACCCACTTGCCCTCATAATTAAAGACAACATCCACCTTCTCAACCATTCTTCAAGAAAGCCAAATGGCAAacgtataaaaaaaaaaaaggaaaagggtcCCATTAGAAAGTAATAAACAAACAaattcactactaaaaacaagCTATTTACCTACATGAGTTACCGAGGGACAAATTTCATGTCACTATTCCAAGCGGCGCGAGGTACTTTGCCACGGCGTCCCTCGGAAaagtcaaatattttaatttttaattattttttaaagatacCGAGGGACATCCCTTGGTAAATTATGTGACTTTTTTAAAGTCAACATTTAATTGACTATACCGAGAGACTCTATCGATacataataaaaaacaaattaaaatttcgAGAGAGACCCCgcaatataaatataaatattttgaatttcttttttcccgTACTCTAGGACACAATCCGtatgttaataaaaaataaatgaaaattaaataaaatgtacCGAGGGAGTCTCTCGATAGAGtagatataattattttgagttttcttttttaaattaccGAGGGACGTTTCTtgttaaattaaatatgtaaaattgagtatttaataattattttatattttttaaacaaataataGCGATGGTGTCAATTGGTAAGTCCCTCAGTAATTGtttaatggtt contains these protein-coding regions:
- the LOC132066380 gene encoding uncharacterized protein LOC132066380; translation: MEINEKLDNFLVLEKGMSFKDLDEAKRVMGYYAVSNKKGLRVDHGNNIRLRYKCDVGCLFVCLISVHNKDQRFKIKTLELKHNCQPAFKNRRATQQALAHYFKKNVQNNHKYKLKDMRRDLDDQFKLNISASKMKKVKRIVLEKLDGSYIDDFNRLEAYAQELRDSNPGTDVMINISKKALEQGKRRFLRMYVCFQALKSGWRGGLRPFIGLDGTFLKGKCRGILLVVLGQDSMKHFYPLAWAVVDRETSRT